Within the Carassius gibelio isolate Cgi1373 ecotype wild population from Czech Republic chromosome B4, carGib1.2-hapl.c, whole genome shotgun sequence genome, the region tcagATTTTCAGATATTGTCACATCAGTGGAGAGATGATTAACTCAACTCTGTTCGCTTTATTCAGCAGGAAACACATGGCTTAATAAAGTGTTATTTAACAGTTTCGCGTCACATTCTGAGTTTGCACTGCactgtttttatattcattttgacatgtctccatggcaacaccGGAGCTGTCAATCAATAATAACACACAGGAAACAAAGTAACATCTGTTACTCATCTGAAAAAGCACCTCAGATGTTTCCTTTTTTATCCATTCGTTTTACTAGCGACTTTAAAACAGTCCTCTGATTATGTAACTCTCGTGTCACCCAGCACTGCACTAGATAGTGAGCACACTTCTGAGGGAGGAGTCACCTGTGGAGTTTGAGGAAGGCCATGGCTCTGTTGGCGGGCAGCAGTGCGTTCGTCCCATCAGCCTCCATTCCTCTGGAGTAACACTCCACCGCCGCCTCGTACTTGCCTTCTTTAAAGTAAGCATTTCCctgaaacagacagaaacatagtCAGTGTTCACATCcactatgatgatgatgatgatgaagaagaagaagatgaggaGACGTTTCTCACTCTGTCCTTCTGCACGACTGCTTCCTGTTTCCTCTGCTGTTCCTGTGTGTGTTGTGACGGCTCCGCCTGGCTCTCGCTCTTCTCCGCCGTCCGTCCGCTGGATCCCAGCACCTGGAACGAAGCGTGGGTCACTCTCGAATCTCACAGCACACACATCTATCAAACCAGATCACTAACACACCTGCTGGAGCTTCTGGATCTCCGTCTGAGCCTCCGCGCTTCCAGGATCCAGCTGGAGAACCATCTCGTAATCTGGACCAATCAACACAGACCAGATGGCAACTGGATAAAGATTTCTTGTGCATctcttattttttcctttttgattTGAAAAGTATATAAAGGAAATGTATTCTACTAATCAATTTGGAATAacttaatttatgttttatgatgcatttataaaaaattgttatatatatatattttttttttttttcaagtaaatctTAGTTTTATCTTTTAGGATTGTGTTTAACAATTTTAAGAAAGGatgacaaaataatgaaaatatcataaaaatgtaataagctcaaataaaataatcagaataACCTGGAGAGTTatgtgctgaaaattcaactttgattaCAGCAATGAATTTGgaacaattatttatattgtaataatatttcacggtattgctgtttttactaaaataaaataaattaaaattaagtagAATTACAGTTacgtaagttaaaaaaaaataatccgaATACATCtaattaatgatgctgaaaacagcgataaattacaatttacaatatatttacatcGAAAACATTACtctatattgtaaaaatatttagcagtttttactgtatttttaatcaggttccaaacttttgactgttgttgtatataaaaaaaaagttaggtaattaaaaaagctttaaaatgtaAAGCACTCTGAATAATTGTTGTGTGCATAAATAATGAATCATTTCGAATGATTCGTGAACCAGTTCAACTGAATCACTGATTCAGTTCACTCACAAATTCATCGCTAGATTAACTTCCATGATTAAGAAAGCTTCAGACCTTGGAGAGCGTCCTGGTGTTTGTTGAGCGCCACGCGCGCCGCCGCTCTCCTGATGTACGCTTTGGTGTATTTCCCGTCCAGAGCGATGGCCAAATTACAGTCGGACTCCGCCACGCCGAACCTGTGGCGCACAAACGCTCTCATCAGCACCGATGCATCAGAACACACCTGTATGAAGACGGGAGAAGCTGCAGTACTTCTTGAGTCTGTAGAAACATGCCGCTCTGTTGGTGGGCAGGACAGGGTTGTACGGATCCGCGTCCATTCCTCGGGTGTAACACTCGATGGCGCTGTCGTACCGGCCAACACGGAAGAACTCATTCCCCTGAAACATTAAAGAGATCATTAATCAGAATTTCCACAAGTTGATTTGGTTTTAgtgcatgttcctttaaatgctaatgagctctgctaaACCCCGCCCCCTCTTCCCTTCTCTTTAGCAGCAGAGCTTTCTAACGAACCACATGAGTCTCATCTTATGTCACGTTGATGCAGTTAGTGCAGTCATTAAGGAACTGAACACTAACAGACCTTCTCTTTCTCGGTCAGCGCTAGATCTCTGTCCACCGCAGGCTCTTCTGAGTCCGACTCGTTGGAGTGGACCGGGCTCTCCTCGGCGTCCAGCGCCTTCTCCTGCGAACACACAGCGTTCATCAATCGTCCATCACATCTTCACACACATCAGAGCGTGAATCTGAATCACATTACCACATCGAACTTGTCCCAGGCCTGATAATCGTAGGATTTTATGCGCTGCGTCTCCTTTTGCTCTTTCAGAGCGCCGTCGGTCCGCCGCTTCATGCTCTTCTTCGTCTTCTTATAATCTCTGTTCCTCACCGGCGGGAGAGTTTTCTGGAATTAAACGCACGTTAGCGAACACAAGCAGCTGGATGTGAGGAGCTGGGGATGTGGAGGGTTTACCGGCGGCTCGCTGATGTCTCCGGAGCGAAGCTGCTGGTCTTTCTCCTTGACTTCTTCCTCCCAGTTGTTCAGCTCCTTCAGGAAGTTCTGCAGATCTTCTGCGTTCTGTCGCATCTGGATCTGCAGCTCCACCGCTTTATTTCCCGACATCTTCTGCAGATTCCTGCGACAAACACCGTTTCACCTGATTAAAACTACTAAAAACTGTTTATTCAGGCAACCGCTCCTAACATGTAACGGGAAATAAAACCATcctaaatatacatttaagaagtgtttatttattacaattgaaaCAATTTAAACACCGCCAAAGtgtattttctgatttaaaaccatatatatatatatatatatatatatatatatatatatatatatataaataataaagtgaTATAACTTTGAGAAAGCTTGCAGAATAAGATGTAATGTCTCTGTACTGTGATTAATTAACTAGAACGCGACGATGAtatctattaaataaatattttacagtttactataaaaaaactactgtcatcaaaataataataggcatttaattatttgataaataataataataataataattcaacaatGATTACTTGTTATGATTTTAAACGCGGTAACTACAGTAAGTAACTTACACTGGCGGGAGGCTACGGTTACCATGGTAACTCTTCGAAAGTTAAACTGACAACAAAGCGACCCTGAAAAACCCCGCGAACTACAGATTAATCAGAGATTTCGCGAAATAAATAACGTTAACAGGTGCTTGTTGAAATGAAATCTCGTCCGTCTGTAATTCTAGAATATTCTCTGTATCTGCGACTGAAACAACTTCACCTCCAAGAGCAGGTTTATCACGAGCTGTGTGGAGATAAATACCGAGCTAAACGATTCTTCTACACACTGGTAAATCAATTAAGTTATAATTTACGTTACTTGATCTCAAATATCTTAGTAAAAACGTGGATTAACGTTACTGGCCTCCTAGCACACATGTGGAAAATCAATTTAAGATAATAAACTTCTCTTAAAGACGCATGTTTAGAGGAACTCATTCAGACGTGTTTAACTGAGCGGTTTTAACAGCAGTGAAGAGCGGAATCAGAAGAGTTTGTCAAACCTGAAGCGATGATGAAGACCTCTCGATCAGTAGTTTGTGTTCAGCGCCATGACAGCACAAACTCCACTGTGCGCACGTGCGAACTACGTCACGCACACGACACGCACTGCGCGCGCACGTAATGGTGCCGAACAAAAAACGAAAATTCTAGAAGTAATTGTTTTCTTTAGTACCCATTTTTGGTTTTTATAATGCTCGTTTTTTGTCAggatattacataaatatttcatagagagagggagagagagagataaaaaaaaatatctgcttGTGTCTAGttgtggacttttattttgaaaagaaaaacaacctTGGGGaggtattattttaaaaaatccaaaaaatataaaataagtaccGCCAACACTTAGTAGATTCAGTAAAAATCCCGAGCAATTTAATTACTAAACTAACGTTACTTTAATCccgctctctctcctctcctgctTCCAGTCACGTGACTCGCGGACACCCGCCCGCGTGACCTCTGCGTACACACACGCGCAGATCGGAGCTATGGCTCAAAACAGGGCAGAAGAAGATGAGTTTATTAATAAAGCGCCGCTGCAGGAGAGCAGAGAGACcgaagaggagaggaagaggaaggaggAAGACTTCGGCTACGGTTTGTATCCCGAGCGCAGCGGCAGCGGCAGCAGGTTCAAGCAGGGCTCGATCGGAGAGAGTCTCTTCACCTTCAG harbors:
- the rpap3 gene encoding RNA polymerase II-associated protein 3 isoform X3, producing the protein MSGNKAVELQIQMRQNAEDLQNFLKELNNWEEEVKEKDQQLRSGDISEPPKTLPPVRNRDYKKTKKSMKRRTDGALKEQKETQRIKSYDYQAWDKFDVEKALDAEESPVHSNESDSEEPAVDRDLALTEKEKGNEFFRVGRYDSAIECYTRGMDADPYNPVLPTNRAACFYRLKKFGVAESDCNLAIALDGKYTKAYIRRAAARVALNKHQDALQDYEMVLQLDPGSAEAQTEIQKLQQVLGSSGRTAEKSESQAEPSQHTQEQQRKQEAVVQKDRGNAYFKEGKYEAAVECYSRGMEADGTNALLPANRAMAFLKLHRFSEAEQDCNTALALDASYAKAFARRATARAAQGRTREATDDFQQVLKLEPGNKQAMSEIQKLSEDMRSRGLLAPEENKQRRSIQHIHKPEHLRSTKPLRRIEIQEVGGEISPSTSSPLHKTQKTEEISDAPVSQKTEISDAPVSQKTEISDAPVSQKTEISDAPVSQKTEEISDAPVSQKTAEVSDVSRADAEAIPPPSNSFQLEADLRKIRRYPQSTYRYLKQISPDAYLKIFQNSLEPDVLNHILRSFHSCFQAEDASLLLSVLRSLASVRRFDMSVMFMSSAEKKILQELFDWIHCAGAGDASEQDLQKKYGL
- the rpap3 gene encoding RNA polymerase II-associated protein 3 isoform X14; this translates as MSGNKAVELQIQMRQNAEDLQNFLKELNNWEEEVKEKDQQLRSGDISEPPKTLPPVRNRDYKKTKKSMKRRTDGALKEQKETQRIKSYDYQAWDKFDVEKALDAEESPVHSNESDSEEPAVDRDLALTEKEKGNEFFRVGRYDSAIECYTRGMDADPYNPVLPTNRAACFYRLKKFGVAESDCNLAIALDGKYTKAYIRRAAARVALNKHQDALQDYEMVLQLDPGSAEAQTEIQKLQQVLGSSGRTAEKSESQAEPSQHTQEQQRKQEAVVQKDRGNAYFKEGKYEAAVECYSRGMEADGTNALLPANRAMAFLKLHRFSEAEQDCNTALALDASYAKAFARRATARAAQGRTREATDDFQQVLKLEPGNKQAMSEIQKLSEDMRSRGLLAPEENKQRRSIQHIHKPEHLRSTKPLRRIEIQEVGGEISPSTSSPLHKTQKTEEISDAPVSQKTEISDAPVSQKTEISDAPVSQKTEEVSDVSRADAEAIPPPSNSFQLEADLRKIRRYPQSTYRYLKQISPDAYLKIFQNSLEPDVLNHILRSFHSCFQAEDASLLLSVLRSLASVRRFDMSVMFMSSAEKKILQELFDWIHCAGAGDASEQDLQKKYGL
- the rpap3 gene encoding RNA polymerase II-associated protein 3 isoform X8; the protein is MSGNKAVELQIQMRQNAEDLQNFLKELNNWEEEVKEKDQQLRSGDISEPPKTLPPVRNRDYKKTKKSMKRRTDGALKEQKETQRIKSYDYQAWDKFDVEKALDAEESPVHSNESDSEEPAVDRDLALTEKEKGNEFFRVGRYDSAIECYTRGMDADPYNPVLPTNRAACFYRLKKFGVAESDCNLAIALDGKYTKAYIRRAAARVALNKHQDALQDYEMVLQLDPGSAEAQTEIQKLQQVLGSSGRTAEKSESQAEPSQHTQEQQRKQEAVVQKDRGNAYFKEGKYEAAVECYSRGMEADGTNALLPANRAMAFLKLHRFSEAEQDCNTALALDASYAKAFARRATARAAQGRTREATDDFQQVLKLEPGNKQAMSEIQKLSEDMRSRGLLAPEENKQRRSIQHIHKPEHLRSTKPLRRIEIQEVGGEISPSTSSPLHKTQKTEEISDAPVSQKTEISDAPVSQKTEISDAPVSQKTEISDAPVSQKTEEVSDVSRADAEAIPPPSNSFQLEADLRKIRRYPQSTYRYLKQISPDAYLKIFQNSLEPDVLNHILRSFHSCFQAEDASLLLSVLRSLASVRRFDMSVMFMSSAEKKILQELFDWIHCAGAGDASEQDLQKKYGL
- the rpap3 gene encoding RNA polymerase II-associated protein 3 isoform X4 translates to MSGNKAVELQIQMRQNAEDLQNFLKELNNWEEEVKEKDQQLRSGDISEPPKTLPPVRNRDYKKTKKSMKRRTDGALKEQKETQRIKSYDYQAWDKFDVEKALDAEESPVHSNESDSEEPAVDRDLALTEKEKGNEFFRVGRYDSAIECYTRGMDADPYNPVLPTNRAACFYRLKKFGVAESDCNLAIALDGKYTKAYIRRAAARVALNKHQDALQDYEMVLQLDPGSAEAQTEIQKLQQVLGSSGRTAEKSESQAEPSQHTQEQQRKQEAVVQKDRGNAYFKEGKYEAAVECYSRGMEADGTNALLPANRAMAFLKLHRFSEAEQDCNTALALDASYAKAFARRATARAAQGRTREATDDFQQVLKLEPGNKQAMSEIQKLSEDMRSRGLLAPEENKQRRSIQHIHKPEHLRSTKPLRRIEIQEVGGEISPSTSSPLHKTQKTEEISDAPVSQKTEEISDAPVSQKTEISDAPVSQKTEISDAPVSQKTEISDAPVSQKTEVSDVSRADAEAIPPPSNSFQLEADLRKIRRYPQSTYRYLKQISPDAYLKIFQNSLEPDVLNHILRSFHSCFQAEDASLLLSVLRSLASVRRFDMSVMFMSSAEKKILQELFDWIHCAGAGDASEQDLQKKYGL
- the rpap3 gene encoding RNA polymerase II-associated protein 3 isoform X6, whose protein sequence is MSGNKAVELQIQMRQNAEDLQNFLKELNNWEEEVKEKDQQLRSGDISEPPKTLPPVRNRDYKKTKKSMKRRTDGALKEQKETQRIKSYDYQAWDKFDVEKALDAEESPVHSNESDSEEPAVDRDLALTEKEKGNEFFRVGRYDSAIECYTRGMDADPYNPVLPTNRAACFYRLKKFGVAESDCNLAIALDGKYTKAYIRRAAARVALNKHQDALQDYEMVLQLDPGSAEAQTEIQKLQQVLGSSGRTAEKSESQAEPSQHTQEQQRKQEAVVQKDRGNAYFKEGKYEAAVECYSRGMEADGTNALLPANRAMAFLKLHRFSEAEQDCNTALALDASYAKAFARRATARAAQGRTREATDDFQQVLKLEPGNKQAMSEIQKLSEDMRSRGLLAPEENKQRRSIQHIHKPEHLRSTKPLRRIEIQEVGGEISPSTSSPLHKTQKTEEISDAPVSQKTEISDAPVSQKTEISDAPVSQKTEEISDAPVSQKTAEVSDVSRADAEAIPPPSNSFQLEADLRKIRRYPQSTYRYLKQISPDAYLKIFQNSLEPDVLNHILRSFHSCFQAEDASLLLSVLRSLASVRRFDMSVMFMSSAEKKILQELFDWIHCAGAGDASEQDLQKKYGL
- the rpap3 gene encoding RNA polymerase II-associated protein 3 isoform X11, with product MSGNKAVELQIQMRQNAEDLQNFLKELNNWEEEVKEKDQQLRSGDISEPPKTLPPVRNRDYKKTKKSMKRRTDGALKEQKETQRIKSYDYQAWDKFDVEKALDAEESPVHSNESDSEEPAVDRDLALTEKEKGNEFFRVGRYDSAIECYTRGMDADPYNPVLPTNRAACFYRLKKFGVAESDCNLAIALDGKYTKAYIRRAAARVALNKHQDALQDYEMVLQLDPGSAEAQTEIQKLQQVLGSSGRTAEKSESQAEPSQHTQEQQRKQEAVVQKDRGNAYFKEGKYEAAVECYSRGMEADGTNALLPANRAMAFLKLHRFSEAEQDCNTALALDASYAKAFARRATARAAQGRTREATDDFQQVLKLEPGNKQAMSEIQKLSEDMRSRGLLAPEENKQRRSIQHIHKPEHLRSTKPLRRIEIQEVGGEISPSTSSPLHKTQKTEEISDAPVSQKTEEISDAPVSQKTEISDAPVSQKTEEVSDVSRADAEAIPPPSNSFQLEADLRKIRRYPQSTYRYLKQISPDAYLKIFQNSLEPDVLNHILRSFHSCFQAEDASLLLSVLRSLASVRRFDMSVMFMSSAEKKILQELFDWIHCAGAGDASEQDLQKKYGL
- the rpap3 gene encoding RNA polymerase II-associated protein 3 isoform X5: MSGNKAVELQIQMRQNAEDLQNFLKELNNWEEEVKEKDQQLRSGDISEPPKTLPPVRNRDYKKTKKSMKRRTDGALKEQKETQRIKSYDYQAWDKFDVEKALDAEESPVHSNESDSEEPAVDRDLALTEKEKGNEFFRVGRYDSAIECYTRGMDADPYNPVLPTNRAACFYRLKKFGVAESDCNLAIALDGKYTKAYIRRAAARVALNKHQDALQDYEMVLQLDPGSAEAQTEIQKLQQVLGSSGRTAEKSESQAEPSQHTQEQQRKQEAVVQKDRGNAYFKEGKYEAAVECYSRGMEADGTNALLPANRAMAFLKLHRFSEAEQDCNTALALDASYAKAFARRATARAAQGRTREATDDFQQVLKLEPGNKQAMSEIQKLSEDMRSRGLLAPEENKQRRSIQHIHKPEHLRSTKPLRRIEIQEVGGEISPSTSSPLHKTQKTEEISDAPVSQKTEEISDAPVSQKTEEISDAPVSQKTEEISDAPVSQKTAEVSDVSRADAEAIPPPSNSFQLEADLRKIRRYPQSTYRYLKQISPDAYLKIFQNSLEPDVLNHILRSFHSCFQAEDASLLLSVLRSLASVRRFDMSVMFMSSAEKKILQELFDWIHCAGAGDASEQDLQKKYGL
- the rpap3 gene encoding RNA polymerase II-associated protein 3 isoform X15, whose translation is MSGNKAVELQIQMRQNAEDLQNFLKELNNWEEEVKEKDQQLRSGDISEPPKTLPPVRNRDYKKTKKSMKRRTDGALKEQKETQRIKSYDYQAWDKFDVEKALDAEESPVHSNESDSEEPAVDRDLALTEKEKGNEFFRVGRYDSAIECYTRGMDADPYNPVLPTNRAACFYRLKKFGVAESDCNLAIALDGKYTKAYIRRAAARVALNKHQDALQDYEMVLQLDPGSAEAQTEIQKLQQVLGSSGRTAEKSESQAEPSQHTQEQQRKQEAVVQKDRGNAYFKEGKYEAAVECYSRGMEADGTNALLPANRAMAFLKLHRFSEAEQDCNTALALDASYAKAFARRATARAAQGRTREATDDFQQVLKLEPGNKQAMSEIQKLSEDMRSRGLLAPEENKQRRSIQHIHKPEHLRSTKPLRRIEIQEVGGEISPSTSSPLHKTQKTEEISDAPVSQKTEEISDAPVSQKTEISDAPVSQKTEVSDVSRADAEAIPPPSNSFQLEADLRKIRRYPQSTYRYLKQISPDAYLKIFQNSLEPDVLNHILRSFHSCFQAEDASLLLSVLRSLASVRRFDMSVMFMSSAEKKILQELFDWIHCAGAGDASEQDLQKKYGL
- the rpap3 gene encoding RNA polymerase II-associated protein 3 isoform X19, which translates into the protein MSGNKAVELQIQMRQNAEDLQNFLKELNNWEEEVKEKDQQLRSGDISEPPKTLPPVRNRDYKKTKKSMKRRTDGALKEQKETQRIKSYDYQAWDKFDVEKALDAEESPVHSNESDSEEPAVDRDLALTEKEKGNEFFRVGRYDSAIECYTRGMDADPYNPVLPTNRAACFYRLKKFGVAESDCNLAIALDGKYTKAYIRRAAARVALNKHQDALQDYEMVLQLDPGSAEAQTEIQKLQQVLGSSGRTAEKSESQAEPSQHTQEQQRKQEAVVQKDRGNAYFKEGKYEAAVECYSRGMEADGTNALLPANRAMAFLKLHRFSEAEQDCNTALALDASYAKAFARRATARAAQGRTREATDDFQQVLKLEPGNKQAMSEIQKLSEDMRSRGLLAPEENKQRRSIQHIHKPEHLRSTKPLRRIEIQEVGGEISPSTSSPLHKTQKTEEISDAPVSQKTEISDAPVSQKTEVSDVSRADAEAIPPPSNSFQLEADLRKIRRYPQSTYRYLKQISPDAYLKIFQNSLEPDVLNHILRSFHSCFQAEDASLLLSVLRSLASVRRFDMSVMFMSSAEKKILQELFDWIHCAGAGDASEQDLQKKYGL
- the rpap3 gene encoding RNA polymerase II-associated protein 3 isoform X9, producing the protein MSGNKAVELQIQMRQNAEDLQNFLKELNNWEEEVKEKDQQLRSGDISEPPKTLPPVRNRDYKKTKKSMKRRTDGALKEQKETQRIKSYDYQAWDKFDVEKALDAEESPVHSNESDSEEPAVDRDLALTEKEKGNEFFRVGRYDSAIECYTRGMDADPYNPVLPTNRAACFYRLKKFGVAESDCNLAIALDGKYTKAYIRRAAARVALNKHQDALQDYEMVLQLDPGSAEAQTEIQKLQQVLGSSGRTAEKSESQAEPSQHTQEQQRKQEAVVQKDRGNAYFKEGKYEAAVECYSRGMEADGTNALLPANRAMAFLKLHRFSEAEQDCNTALALDASYAKAFARRATARAAQGRTREATDDFQQVLKLEPGNKQAMSEIQKLSEDMRSRGLLAPEENKQRRSIQHIHKPEHLRSTKPLRRIEIQEVGGEISPSTSSPLHKTQKTEEISDAPVSQKTEEISDAPVSQKTEISDAPVSQKTEISDAPVSQKTEVSDVSRADAEAIPPPSNSFQLEADLRKIRRYPQSTYRYLKQISPDAYLKIFQNSLEPDVLNHILRSFHSCFQAEDASLLLSVLRSLASVRRFDMSVMFMSSAEKKILQELFDWIHCAGAGDASEQDLQKKYGL
- the rpap3 gene encoding RNA polymerase II-associated protein 3 isoform X7; its protein translation is MSGNKAVELQIQMRQNAEDLQNFLKELNNWEEEVKEKDQQLRSGDISEPPKTLPPVRNRDYKKTKKSMKRRTDGALKEQKETQRIKSYDYQAWDKFDVEKALDAEESPVHSNESDSEEPAVDRDLALTEKEKGNEFFRVGRYDSAIECYTRGMDADPYNPVLPTNRAACFYRLKKFGVAESDCNLAIALDGKYTKAYIRRAAARVALNKHQDALQDYEMVLQLDPGSAEAQTEIQKLQQVLGSSGRTAEKSESQAEPSQHTQEQQRKQEAVVQKDRGNAYFKEGKYEAAVECYSRGMEADGTNALLPANRAMAFLKLHRFSEAEQDCNTALALDASYAKAFARRATARAAQGRTREATDDFQQVLKLEPGNKQAMSEIQKLSEDMRSRGLLAPEENKQRRSIQHIHKPEHLRSTKPLRRIEIQEVGGEISPSTSSPLHKTQKTEEISDAPVSQKTEEISDAPVSQKTEISDAPVSQKTEISDAPVSQKTEEVSDVSRADAEAIPPPSNSFQLEADLRKIRRYPQSTYRYLKQISPDAYLKIFQNSLEPDVLNHILRSFHSCFQAEDASLLLSVLRSLASVRRFDMSVMFMSSAEKKILQELFDWIHCAGAGDASEQDLQKKYGL
- the rpap3 gene encoding RNA polymerase II-associated protein 3 isoform X10 — protein: MSGNKAVELQIQMRQNAEDLQNFLKELNNWEEEVKEKDQQLRSGDISEPPKTLPPVRNRDYKKTKKSMKRRTDGALKEQKETQRIKSYDYQAWDKFDVEKALDAEESPVHSNESDSEEPAVDRDLALTEKEKGNEFFRVGRYDSAIECYTRGMDADPYNPVLPTNRAACFYRLKKFGVAESDCNLAIALDGKYTKAYIRRAAARVALNKHQDALQDYEMVLQLDPGSAEAQTEIQKLQQVLGSSGRTAEKSESQAEPSQHTQEQQRKQEAVVQKDRGNAYFKEGKYEAAVECYSRGMEADGTNALLPANRAMAFLKLHRFSEAEQDCNTALALDASYAKAFARRATARAAQGRTREATDDFQQVLKLEPGNKQAMSEIQKLSEDMRSRGLLAPEENKQRRSIQHIHKPEHLRSTKPLRRIEIQEVGGEISPSTSSPLHKTQKTEEISDAPVSQKTEISDAPVSQKTEEISDAPVSQKTAEVSDVSRADAEAIPPPSNSFQLEADLRKIRRYPQSTYRYLKQISPDAYLKIFQNSLEPDVLNHILRSFHSCFQAEDASLLLSVLRSLASVRRFDMSVMFMSSAEKKILQELFDWIHCAGAGDASEQDLQKKYGL
- the rpap3 gene encoding RNA polymerase II-associated protein 3 isoform X16, translating into MSGNKAVELQIQMRQNAEDLQNFLKELNNWEEEVKEKDQQLRSGDISEPPKTLPPVRNRDYKKTKKSMKRRTDGALKEQKETQRIKSYDYQAWDKFDVEKALDAEESPVHSNESDSEEPAVDRDLALTEKEKGNEFFRVGRYDSAIECYTRGMDADPYNPVLPTNRAACFYRLKKFGVAESDCNLAIALDGKYTKAYIRRAAARVALNKHQDALQDYEMVLQLDPGSAEAQTEIQKLQQVLGSSGRTAEKSESQAEPSQHTQEQQRKQEAVVQKDRGNAYFKEGKYEAAVECYSRGMEADGTNALLPANRAMAFLKLHRFSEAEQDCNTALALDASYAKAFARRATARAAQGRTREATDDFQQVLKLEPGNKQAMSEIQKLSEDMRSRGLLAPEENKQRRSIQHIHKPEHLRSTKPLRRIEIQEVGGEISPSTSSPLHKTQKTEEISDAPVSQKTEISDAPVSQKTAEVSDVSRADAEAIPPPSNSFQLEADLRKIRRYPQSTYRYLKQISPDAYLKIFQNSLEPDVLNHILRSFHSCFQAEDASLLLSVLRSLASVRRFDMSVMFMSSAEKKILQELFDWIHCAGAGDASEQDLQKKYGL
- the rpap3 gene encoding RNA polymerase II-associated protein 3 isoform X17, whose protein sequence is MSGNKAVELQIQMRQNAEDLQNFLKELNNWEEEVKEKDQQLRSGDISEPPKTLPPVRNRDYKKTKKSMKRRTDGALKEQKETQRIKSYDYQAWDKFDVEKALDAEESPVHSNESDSEEPAVDRDLALTEKEKGNEFFRVGRYDSAIECYTRGMDADPYNPVLPTNRAACFYRLKKFGVAESDCNLAIALDGKYTKAYIRRAAARVALNKHQDALQDYEMVLQLDPGSAEAQTEIQKLQQVLGSSGRTAEKSESQAEPSQHTQEQQRKQEAVVQKDRGNAYFKEGKYEAAVECYSRGMEADGTNALLPANRAMAFLKLHRFSEAEQDCNTALALDASYAKAFARRATARAAQGRTREATDDFQQVLKLEPGNKQAMSEIQKLSEDMRSRGLLAPEENKQRRSIQHIHKPEHLRSTKPLRRIEIQEVGGEISPSTSSPLHKTQKTEEISDAPVSQKTEVSDAPVSQKTAEVSDVSRADAEAIPPPSNSFQLEADLRKIRRYPQSTYRYLKQISPDAYLKIFQNSLEPDVLNHILRSFHSCFQAEDASLLLSVLRSLASVRRFDMSVMFMSSAEKKILQELFDWIHCAGAGDASEQDLQKKYGL